One genomic window of Streptomyces sp. WP-1 includes the following:
- a CDS encoding cytochrome P450, with protein sequence MQQRPGIEPPPGCPAHGNIPLYGPHFGSDPDGHYAHLRALGPSAPVDIAPGVEVELVTSYDAALYILQNPASFVRDSRRWNALNEGRVPEDSPALPMLAYRPNALMSDGAAHARLRQAVTDSLASVNELQLVRQTQASADYLISRFSSERMGQAELMAEYAQPLPLLVFSDLFGCPPEIGDRVIAGITGLFSGSAGADQLLAEALNELIALKRRNPGDDLTTRLMQHSAQLTDEEMMHQLITLLSGGTTPLSAMIGTASALILGEEWQSGLPVEDAVTQVLWNYAPIANYAAHYPTHDVELGGRVVRANDPVLISFAAANTDPRLAEHREQLSAKAHLAFGAGPHACPAKDPAFVIAVTAVETLLNRLPDIEVRMPFKDLGWVPAPWSRSLVALPVRFTPRIVVPTAAQKTESPAAPAGHVTTTPRPAASSAPKPKSGLFSRFLAWTRGE encoded by the coding sequence ATGCAGCAGCGACCCGGCATAGAGCCGCCCCCCGGCTGCCCCGCACACGGGAACATCCCGCTCTACGGCCCCCACTTCGGCTCCGACCCGGACGGCCACTACGCCCATCTGCGCGCCCTCGGCCCGAGCGCGCCGGTGGACATCGCGCCCGGCGTCGAGGTCGAGCTGGTCACCAGCTACGACGCCGCGCTCTACATCCTCCAGAACCCCGCCTCCTTCGTCCGCGACTCGCGCCGCTGGAACGCGCTGAACGAGGGCCGCGTGCCCGAGGACAGCCCCGCGCTCCCGATGCTGGCGTACCGGCCCAACGCGCTGATGAGCGACGGCGCCGCGCACGCCCGTCTGCGCCAGGCCGTCACCGACTCCCTGGCCAGCGTCAACGAGCTCCAGCTGGTGCGTCAGACGCAGGCCTCGGCCGACTACCTGATCAGCCGCTTCAGCTCGGAGCGCATGGGCCAGGCCGAGCTGATGGCGGAGTACGCCCAGCCGCTGCCGCTGCTGGTCTTCAGCGACCTGTTCGGCTGCCCGCCCGAGATCGGTGACCGCGTCATCGCGGGCATCACCGGCCTCTTCTCCGGCAGCGCCGGCGCCGACCAGCTGCTGGCCGAGGCGCTGAACGAGCTGATCGCCCTCAAGCGCCGCAACCCCGGCGACGACCTGACGACGCGGCTGATGCAGCACTCGGCGCAGCTGACCGACGAGGAGATGATGCACCAGCTCATCACCCTCCTCTCCGGCGGCACCACGCCGCTGTCCGCCATGATCGGCACCGCGAGCGCGCTGATCCTCGGCGAGGAGTGGCAGTCCGGCCTGCCGGTCGAGGACGCCGTCACCCAGGTCCTGTGGAACTACGCGCCGATCGCCAACTACGCGGCCCACTACCCCACCCACGACGTGGAGCTGGGCGGCCGGGTGGTCAGGGCGAACGACCCGGTGCTGATCTCCTTCGCGGCCGCCAACACCGACCCCCGGCTCGCCGAGCACCGCGAACAGCTCAGCGCCAAGGCCCACTTGGCCTTCGGCGCGGGCCCGCACGCCTGCCCCGCCAAGGACCCGGCGTTCGTGATCGCGGTGACCGCCGTGGAGACCTTGCTGAACCGGCTCCCGGACATCGAGGTCCGGATGCCGTTCAAGGACCTCGGCTGGGTCCCGGCGCCGTGGAGCCGTTCCCTGGTGGCGCTGCCGGTGCGCTTCACCCCGCGCATCGTGGTGCCGACGGCCGCGCAGAAGACGGAGTCCCCGGCGGCCCCCGCGGGCCATGTCACGACCACCCCCCGGCCGGCGGCGAGCAGCGCCCCCAAGCCCAAGTCGGGCCTGTTCAGCCGCTTCCTGGCGTGGACGCGGGGAGAGTGA
- a CDS encoding ATP/GTP-binding protein, translating to MYLDSGVRTAVKVLVVGHFGVGKTTCIASISEIEPLRTEEEITEASEGFDDLSGTPDKTTTTVAMDFGRLTINDEVVLYLFGTPGQERFKEMWEELSRGALGALVLVDPERLSESFPILDLVERFGLTYAIGVNHFDGTPGYPLSEVREALNLTADTPVVPCDVRSEQSSANALITLVHHLLSLID from the coding sequence GTGTACCTGGATTCAGGTGTCCGTACGGCGGTGAAGGTGCTCGTGGTGGGGCACTTCGGGGTCGGCAAGACCACGTGCATCGCCAGCATCTCCGAGATCGAGCCGCTGCGGACCGAAGAAGAGATCACCGAGGCCAGCGAGGGCTTCGACGATCTGTCGGGCACCCCCGACAAGACCACCACGACGGTCGCCATGGACTTCGGCCGTCTGACCATCAACGACGAGGTGGTGCTGTATCTCTTCGGCACCCCCGGCCAGGAACGCTTCAAGGAGATGTGGGAGGAGCTGTCCCGGGGAGCCCTGGGCGCGCTCGTCCTCGTCGACCCCGAGCGGCTGTCCGAGTCGTTCCCCATCCTCGACCTGGTCGAGCGGTTCGGGCTGACGTACGCCATCGGGGTCAACCACTTCGACGGCACGCCCGGCTACCCCCTCTCCGAGGTGCGCGAGGCCCTCAACCTGACCGCGGACACCCCCGTCGTCCCCTGCGACGTCCGCAGCGAGCAGTCGTCGGCCAACGCGCTGATCACCCTCGTGCACCACCTTCTCTCCCTCATCGACTAG
- a CDS encoding DUF742 domain-containing protein, translating to MSDEPDEDLELTSALVPFFVITNGRSLPPEHAYGHTTLVSASEHAATTVRTLTPEARQVLDLVMDGFLSVAEVAAHTRLPLGVVRILLAEMEDGGLIIARKPVPRAERVDRDVLNAVLDGLRARFGA from the coding sequence GTGAGTGACGAGCCCGACGAGGACCTGGAACTCACCTCCGCGTTAGTCCCGTTCTTCGTGATCACGAACGGGCGATCCCTGCCCCCGGAACACGCCTACGGGCATACGACGCTCGTGTCCGCGAGCGAGCACGCCGCCACCACGGTGCGCACGCTCACCCCGGAGGCCCGGCAGGTTCTGGACCTGGTCATGGACGGATTCCTGTCCGTGGCCGAGGTGGCCGCCCACACCCGTCTGCCACTGGGGGTCGTCCGGATCCTGCTGGCCGAGATGGAGGACGGCGGCCTGATCATCGCGCGGAAGCCGGTGCCCCGCGCGGAACGTGTCGACCGTGACGTACTGAACGCCGTGCTCGACGGCCTCAGAGCCCGATTCGGAGCGTGA
- a CDS encoding roadblock/LC7 domain-containing protein, with the protein MITDLSWMLEDIVANVPKARHAVLLSADGLPRGATDGMAQKDVRTISAAMAGMQSLSRATSHFAGDGPDRQWNQTIIEFSHGWIFLIGAGQGAYLAAAAAPDVDMQQISFRMHRLVARLGNNLTSPPRVHADEAGARAQRARTGQEIGTGIRIADLDEVIGEVRGARHAVLLGGDGLPRGATTGMSQDLADTISAAMTGIHAYSRATAQFAGVQADASWRQTVIEFQHGWIFLISAGRGAFLAAAAQHDADIEDFTTRLHRVVPRLGAYLSPHGEASRA; encoded by the coding sequence ATGATCACCGACCTGTCGTGGATGCTCGAGGACATCGTGGCCAACGTGCCCAAGGCACGCCACGCCGTCCTGCTGTCCGCGGACGGCCTGCCCCGCGGGGCGACCGACGGCATGGCCCAGAAGGACGTGCGGACCATCTCCGCCGCCATGGCGGGCATGCAGTCGCTGAGCCGGGCCACGTCCCACTTCGCCGGGGACGGCCCGGACCGGCAGTGGAACCAGACCATCATCGAGTTCTCGCACGGCTGGATCTTCCTGATCGGGGCCGGACAGGGCGCCTATCTCGCGGCGGCCGCGGCACCCGACGTCGACATGCAGCAGATCTCCTTCCGCATGCACCGGCTCGTCGCCCGGCTCGGCAACAACCTCACCTCGCCGCCCCGGGTGCACGCCGACGAGGCCGGGGCACGCGCCCAGCGCGCCCGCACCGGCCAGGAGATCGGCACCGGCATCCGGATCGCCGACCTGGACGAGGTGATCGGCGAGGTGCGCGGCGCCCGGCACGCCGTACTGCTCGGCGGCGACGGACTGCCCCGCGGCGCCACCACCGGCATGAGCCAGGACCTCGCGGACACCATCTCCGCCGCGATGACCGGCATCCACGCCTACAGCCGGGCCACCGCCCAGTTCGCCGGCGTCCAGGCGGACGCGTCCTGGCGGCAGACGGTCATCGAGTTCCAGCACGGCTGGATCTTCCTGATCTCCGCCGGGCGGGGCGCCTTCCTCGCCGCCGCGGCCCAGCACGACGCCGACATCGAGGATTTCACCACCCGGCTGCACCGGGTGGTGCCGCGTCTCGGCGCCTATCTGTCCCCGCACGGGGAGGCGAGCCGCGCGTGA
- a CDS encoding ATP-binding protein translates to MIRDALVWCLVVVAALGVAAAVVLSRRAKAIAANKDRSEAALTQRLSEADGRLATLRAELHQHRTDHAKTIQEAEEAAEDSTKAVLKGSARFLQSLAAEQLALLEEIQRKYGGHSVLGDLLEVGHANAQMARKAQGIAVMCGAPLGRRSRAASVYDVVRSAQGQIRNFRRVEIMQQTGFALKASAVSPVALAVAELLDNAASFSQQGSPIEVTFQRVQKNLCIVIDDAGVGMNDEERQKATALLSGQYRPRLSQLGNQPKFGFPVIGLLSQQYGFRVDVTGVSRYGGVRAVVLLPEELWTEEETAPVNEVQPVVEQSGGPAARPEPVARTAGGLPRRGARQVPIASVPDQDTVGLPHVPAAEEDAGRAAGRSLGAFQRGTLSGRNLSAAPSEGSDDT, encoded by the coding sequence ATGATTCGAGACGCACTTGTCTGGTGCCTGGTTGTCGTGGCGGCGCTCGGCGTCGCCGCGGCCGTGGTCCTCAGTCGTCGCGCCAAGGCCATCGCGGCGAACAAGGACAGGTCCGAAGCCGCACTGACCCAGCGACTGAGCGAGGCCGACGGCCGGCTCGCGACTTTACGAGCGGAGCTGCACCAGCACCGGACGGACCACGCCAAGACCATCCAGGAAGCCGAGGAGGCGGCGGAGGACAGCACCAAGGCCGTGCTCAAGGGTTCCGCGCGCTTCCTGCAGAGCCTCGCCGCCGAACAGCTGGCGCTGCTGGAGGAGATCCAGCGCAAGTACGGCGGCCACTCCGTCCTCGGTGACCTCCTGGAGGTCGGCCACGCCAACGCGCAGATGGCACGCAAGGCACAGGGCATCGCCGTGATGTGCGGCGCCCCGCTGGGCCGCCGCAGCCGCGCCGCCAGCGTCTACGACGTGGTGCGCAGCGCCCAGGGCCAGATCCGCAACTTCCGGCGCGTGGAGATCATGCAGCAGACCGGCTTCGCGCTGAAGGCGTCCGCGGTCTCGCCCGTCGCCCTCGCCGTCGCCGAGCTGCTCGACAACGCTGCCAGCTTCTCCCAGCAGGGCTCGCCCATCGAGGTGACGTTCCAGCGGGTGCAGAAGAACCTCTGCATCGTCATCGACGACGCGGGCGTCGGCATGAACGACGAGGAGCGGCAGAAGGCCACCGCCCTGCTCTCCGGCCAGTACCGCCCCCGGCTGTCCCAGCTGGGCAACCAGCCGAAGTTCGGCTTCCCGGTGATCGGCCTGCTGTCCCAGCAGTACGGGTTCCGGGTGGACGTGACCGGCGTCTCCCGCTACGGCGGTGTGCGCGCGGTCGTGCTGCTGCCCGAGGAGCTGTGGACCGAGGAGGAGACGGCGCCGGTGAACGAGGTCCAGCCCGTTGTCGAGCAGTCCGGCGGTCCCGCCGCCCGGCCCGAGCCGGTGGCCCGCACCGCGGGCGGCCTGCCCCGGCGCGGCGCCCGCCAGGTGCCCATAGCCAGCGTTCCCGACCAGGACACCGTCGGCCTGCCGCACGTCCCGGCGGCGGAGGAGGACGCCGGCCGCGCGGCCGGCCGCAGCCTGGGGGCCTTCCAGCGCGGCACGCTCTCCGGCCGCAACCTCTCCGCGGCACCGTCCGAAGGGTCCGATGACACATGA
- a CDS encoding O-acetyl-ADP-ribose deacetylase: MTGILLVQGDITHQRADAIVNAANSSLLGGGGVDGAIHRRGGPEILAECRALRAARYGRGLPTGQAVATTAGRLDAQWVIHTVGPVFSESEDRSPLLASCYRESLAVADALGARTVAFPAISTGVYRWPMADAARIALEAVRSAETAVEEIRFVLFDAQAYEVFARQMS, from the coding sequence ATGACCGGCATCCTGCTCGTCCAGGGCGACATCACCCACCAGCGCGCCGACGCGATCGTCAACGCGGCCAACTCCTCGCTGCTCGGCGGCGGCGGGGTCGACGGCGCCATCCACCGCCGCGGCGGCCCCGAGATCCTCGCCGAGTGCCGCGCCCTGCGCGCCGCGCGCTACGGCCGGGGACTGCCGACCGGACAGGCCGTCGCGACCACCGCGGGGCGGCTCGACGCCCAATGGGTGATCCATACCGTCGGACCGGTTTTCAGCGAGAGCGAGGACCGCTCGCCGCTGCTCGCCTCCTGCTACCGCGAGTCACTGGCCGTCGCCGACGCGCTCGGCGCCCGCACGGTGGCGTTTCCGGCCATCTCCACCGGCGTCTACCGCTGGCCCATGGCGGATGCCGCCCGGATCGCCCTGGAGGCCGTCCGCTCCGCGGAGACGGCCGTCGAGGAGATCCGCTTCGTGCTCTTCGACGCGCAGGCGTACGAGGTGTTCGCCCGTCAGATGAGCTGA
- a CDS encoding NAD(P)/FAD-dependent oxidoreductase, with translation MLDAVVVGAGPNGLTAAVELARRGFSVALFEACSTVGGGARTEELTLPGFRHDPCSAAHPLGINSPAFRALPLERYGLEWLHAELPMAHPFPDGTAAVLSRSVAETAASFGPRDAGPYRRLVEPLLAHWDTLAGDFMSLPLTALPRDPVTLARFGLAGLPPSTWLMRRFRDERVKTLFAGLVAHVMAPLDGLATGAVGLVFALAAHARGWPVARGGSQAISDALAAYLRDLGGAVHTDYQVKRLDDLPPARAYVFDTSPAALARIAGFGAYYDRYRYGPSVFKIDYALDGPVPWTAPEARVAGTVQIGASRAEIDTALRAASRQGRAPERPFMITVQPSVADPGRAPEGKHVFWAYGHVPNGWSGDLTDAMERQLERFAPGFRDRVLARAVAGPAEMAARNANYVGGDIACGAASGLQLLLRPRPTLFPYRTPHPAVFLCSSATPPGPGVHGMSGHNAAKAVWRRLRQT, from the coding sequence ATGCTCGATGCGGTCGTGGTGGGTGCGGGGCCGAACGGACTGACCGCCGCGGTGGAACTGGCCCGGCGGGGCTTCTCCGTGGCCCTGTTCGAGGCGTGCTCCACCGTGGGCGGCGGTGCCCGCACCGAGGAGCTGACCCTGCCCGGCTTCCGGCACGACCCGTGCTCGGCCGCCCACCCCCTGGGCATCAACTCGCCCGCCTTCCGCGCCCTGCCCCTGGAGCGCTACGGCCTCGAATGGCTGCACGCCGAGCTGCCCATGGCGCACCCCTTCCCCGACGGCACCGCGGCCGTGCTCTCCCGCTCGGTCGCCGAGACCGCCGCCTCCTTCGGACCGCGCGACGCGGGGCCGTACCGAAGACTGGTCGAGCCGCTGCTCGCCCACTGGGACACGCTCGCAGGGGACTTCATGTCCCTGCCGCTGACCGCGCTGCCCCGCGACCCCGTCACCCTGGCCCGCTTCGGACTGGCCGGGCTGCCGCCGTCCACCTGGCTGATGCGCCGGTTCAGGGACGAGCGGGTCAAGACCCTGTTCGCCGGGCTCGTCGCCCATGTGATGGCCCCGCTGGACGGGCTCGCCACCGGTGCCGTCGGCCTCGTCTTCGCGCTCGCGGCGCACGCCCGCGGCTGGCCGGTGGCCCGCGGCGGCTCCCAGGCCATCTCGGACGCGCTGGCCGCCTACCTCCGCGACCTCGGCGGCGCGGTGCACACCGACTACCAGGTCAAACGCCTGGACGACCTGCCGCCCGCGCGCGCCTACGTCTTCGACACCTCGCCCGCCGCCCTCGCCCGCATCGCCGGCTTCGGCGCTTACTACGACCGCTACCGCTACGGCCCCAGCGTCTTCAAGATCGACTACGCGCTGGACGGCCCGGTCCCCTGGACCGCCCCCGAGGCCCGGGTCGCCGGCACCGTCCAGATCGGCGCGAGCCGGGCCGAGATCGACACCGCCCTGCGGGCCGCCTCCCGCCAGGGCCGCGCCCCCGAGAGACCGTTCATGATCACCGTGCAGCCCAGCGTGGCCGACCCCGGCCGCGCTCCCGAGGGCAAGCACGTCTTCTGGGCGTACGGCCATGTCCCCAACGGCTGGTCCGGTGATCTCACCGACGCCATGGAGCGGCAGCTGGAGCGCTTCGCCCCCGGTTTCCGCGACCGCGTCCTCGCCCGCGCCGTCGCCGGCCCCGCCGAGATGGCCGCCCGCAACGCCAACTACGTGGGCGGCGACATCGCCTGCGGCGCCGCCTCCGGGCTCCAGCTGCTGCTGCGGCCCCGGCCGACCCTCTTCCCGTACCGCACCCCCCACCCGGCGGTCTTCCTCTGCTCCTCGGCCACCCCACCGGGACCCGGCGTCCACGGCATGTCGGGCCACAACGCGGCGAAGGCCGTCTGGCGGAGACTGAGGCAGACGTGA
- a CDS encoding gamma-glutamyltransferase family protein encodes MASATHWLAAQSAMAVLEDGGNAFDAAVAGAFVLHVVEPHLNGPAGEVPILLAPAGGPARVLCGQGVAPAAATAAHYRDLGLDLVPGTGPLAAAVPGAFDAWLLLLRDHGTKSLEDVLKYAIGYAEHGHPPVENIAATVDGVRALFETEWTSSAELYLPGGRAPRPGVPLRNPALAATWRRLLAETARAGNREARIDAAREVWRGGFIAEALVRQSRRPTLDTSGERHTGTLDAADLANWSATYEDPVSYDWNGWTVCKAGPWSQGPAFLQQLALLPPELPEYGSADYVHLLVEGCKLAMADREAWYGDAAGVPLAELLSDEYNAGRRALIGSEASYQLRPGAPGGRTPRLPDLARKPAPLAEEGFDPMGVGEPTVARLSGDPRVAADGSTRGDTCHLDVVDRWGNMIAATPSGGWLQSNPVVPELGFPLGTRLQMAFLEEGLPNTLTPGRRPRTTLTPSLALRDGVPVMAFGTPGGDQQDQWQPHFFLAVALRAPVRGGLDLQGAVDAPNWHNDAFPSSFYPRGHRPGALTVESRMPDAVVAGLRRRGHDLTLGPAWSEGRLCAVARDPETGVLSAAANPRGMQGYAVGR; translated from the coding sequence ATGGCCTCCGCCACCCACTGGCTGGCCGCCCAGTCCGCGATGGCCGTGCTGGAGGACGGCGGCAACGCCTTCGACGCGGCCGTGGCGGGCGCTTTCGTGCTGCATGTCGTGGAGCCGCATCTGAACGGCCCGGCCGGGGAGGTGCCGATCCTGCTCGCCCCCGCCGGCGGCCCGGCCCGGGTGCTGTGCGGACAGGGCGTGGCCCCGGCCGCCGCCACCGCCGCGCACTACCGGGACCTCGGCCTGGACCTCGTCCCCGGCACCGGCCCCCTCGCCGCCGCCGTGCCCGGTGCCTTCGACGCCTGGCTGCTGCTCCTGCGCGACCACGGCACCAAGTCCCTTGAGGACGTGCTCAAATACGCCATCGGCTACGCGGAGCATGGCCACCCGCCGGTGGAGAACATCGCCGCGACCGTCGACGGCGTACGGGCCCTGTTCGAGACGGAGTGGACGTCCTCGGCGGAGCTGTACCTGCCGGGCGGCCGCGCGCCCCGCCCCGGTGTGCCGCTGCGCAACCCCGCCCTCGCCGCCACCTGGCGCCGGCTGCTCGCCGAGACCGCGCGGGCCGGGAACCGGGAGGCCCGCATCGACGCGGCCCGCGAGGTGTGGCGCGGCGGCTTCATCGCCGAGGCGCTGGTACGGCAGTCCCGGCGCCCCACCCTGGACACCAGCGGCGAACGGCACACCGGGACGCTGGACGCGGCCGATCTCGCCAACTGGTCGGCGACGTACGAGGATCCGGTGTCGTACGACTGGAACGGCTGGACCGTCTGCAAGGCAGGACCCTGGAGCCAGGGCCCCGCCTTCCTCCAGCAACTCGCCCTGCTGCCACCGGAACTGCCCGAGTACGGCAGCGCCGACTACGTCCATCTCCTCGTCGAGGGCTGCAAGTTGGCCATGGCCGACCGGGAGGCCTGGTACGGCGACGCCGCCGGGGTGCCGCTCGCGGAGCTGCTGTCCGACGAGTACAACGCCGGGCGGCGCGCGCTGATCGGGAGCGAGGCGTCGTACCAACTGCGCCCCGGCGCCCCCGGTGGCCGCACCCCCCGGCTGCCCGACCTGGCCCGTAAGCCCGCGCCGCTCGCGGAGGAGGGGTTCGACCCGATGGGCGTGGGGGAGCCGACGGTCGCCCGGCTGTCCGGCGATCCCCGGGTGGCCGCCGACGGGAGCACCCGGGGCGACACCTGCCATCTCGACGTGGTCGACCGCTGGGGCAACATGATCGCGGCCACGCCCAGCGGCGGCTGGCTCCAGTCCAACCCCGTCGTGCCCGAACTGGGCTTCCCGCTCGGCACCCGGCTCCAGATGGCCTTCCTGGAGGAGGGCCTGCCGAACACCCTCACCCCAGGCCGCCGCCCCCGCACCACCCTGACCCCCTCCCTCGCGCTGCGCGACGGCGTCCCGGTCATGGCGTTCGGCACGCCCGGCGGCGACCAGCAGGACCAGTGGCAGCCGCACTTCTTCCTCGCCGTCGCCCTGCGCGCCCCGGTCCGCGGCGGCCTCGACCTCCAGGGCGCGGTGGACGCCCCCAACTGGCACAACGACGCCTTCCCCAGCTCCTTCTACCCGCGCGGCCACCGCCCCGGCGCCCTGACCGTCGAGTCCCGGATGCCGGACGCGGTGGTGGCCGGACTGCGCCGCCGCGGCCACGACCTCACCCTCGGGCCCGCCTGGTCCGAGGGCCGGCTGTGCGCGGTCGCCCGCGACCCGGAGACCGGCGTCCTGTCGGCGGCGGCGAACCCGCGGGGGATGCAGGGGTACGCGGTGGGACGCTGA
- a CDS encoding LysR substrate-binding domain-containing protein codes for MNEDINLTKRLLEQFLVVADEEHFGRAAERLHMSQPPLSQSIQRLERGLGVRLFERGPGGVSLTPAGEVFAVDARRLLDAQSAVIERVRRVASGLEGDVRVGYVTVLSHHYLPALLRAAAEELPGLRVHLHQDTPAGIAEMVRSGALDLGFLRDPSNLSAELVSDAFAVERIAAALPHDHRLAGADVIDLADLRDEDFVLPAPGALPALAQQVQLACHEAGFIPRARAEADDLTGLYSYVASGLCVGLLPDRLRDFPIPGLAFVPLRDESPLLETVVVAVRRPSADATVLRLLNLITRRATD; via the coding sequence ATGAACGAAGATATCAACCTCACCAAGCGCCTGCTGGAGCAGTTCCTGGTGGTAGCCGACGAGGAGCACTTCGGCCGCGCCGCCGAACGTCTGCACATGAGCCAGCCGCCCCTGAGCCAGTCGATCCAGCGGCTCGAACGGGGCCTCGGCGTGCGGCTGTTCGAGCGGGGGCCCGGCGGGGTCTCCCTCACCCCGGCGGGCGAGGTGTTCGCCGTGGACGCGCGGCGGCTGCTGGACGCCCAGTCCGCCGTGATCGAGCGGGTACGACGGGTCGCGAGCGGTCTGGAGGGCGATGTCCGGGTCGGCTATGTGACCGTCCTGAGCCATCACTATCTGCCCGCGCTGCTGCGCGCCGCCGCCGAGGAACTGCCGGGCCTGCGCGTCCATCTGCACCAGGACACGCCCGCCGGTATCGCCGAGATGGTCCGTTCCGGCGCCCTGGACCTCGGGTTCCTGCGCGACCCCTCGAACCTGTCCGCCGAACTCGTCAGCGACGCGTTCGCGGTGGAGCGGATCGCCGCCGCGCTGCCCCACGACCACCGGCTGGCCGGCGCCGACGTCATCGACCTGGCCGACCTGCGCGACGAGGACTTCGTGCTGCCCGCCCCCGGCGCGCTGCCCGCCCTCGCCCAGCAGGTCCAACTCGCCTGCCACGAGGCCGGGTTCATCCCGCGCGCCCGCGCGGAGGCCGACGACCTCACGGGCCTGTACAGCTACGTCGCCTCCGGCCTGTGCGTCGGCCTGCTCCCGGACCGTCTGCGCGACTTCCCCATCCCGGGCCTCGCCTTCGTCCCGCTGCGCGACGAGTCGCCCCTGCTGGAAACCGTCGTGGTCGCCGTCCGCCGCCCCTCCGCCGACGCCACCGTGCTGCGCCTGCTGAACCTGATCACCCGCCGCGCCACCGACTGA
- the lysA gene encoding diaminopimelate decarboxylase, with protein MTTVHELPTTTGALSVWPASTTEPRAGALAVGGVPLAEVADRFGTPVYVLDEAEVRDRCRTYRDAFPDTEVLYAAKAFLCRAMARWMEEEGLGLDVCSAGELELAVTTGFPPERIVLHGNAKTPRDLESALRLGVGRVVIDSPSEIARLAAAVGPDGRQKVMVRVVPGISAGGHDKIRTGTEDQKFGLSIRDGYALHALTRILDQPNLELTGLHCHLGSQITTVKPYLTAVRRMVGLMARLYGQYGVVLPELDLGGGHGIAYRPGEEALDLTSLARKVRAELADACASAGLPVPRLIIEPGRAIAGPAGIALYRVLSVKHTGEHVFVAVDGGMSDNPRPALYGVRYAPRLIGRHSAADPVRTTVVGRHCEAGDVLAADAELPSDIRPGDLLAVPVAGAYHLSMASGYNLVGRPPVVAVRDGRARLLVRRESLEDLRRRDVGL; from the coding sequence ATGACCACGGTCCACGAACTGCCCACGACCACCGGCGCGTTGTCGGTCTGGCCCGCCTCCACCACCGAACCCCGCGCGGGCGCCCTCGCGGTGGGCGGCGTACCGCTCGCCGAGGTCGCCGACCGCTTCGGCACCCCCGTCTACGTCCTGGACGAGGCCGAGGTGCGCGACCGCTGCCGTACCTACCGCGACGCCTTCCCCGACACCGAAGTCCTCTACGCCGCCAAGGCGTTCCTGTGCCGGGCCATGGCCCGCTGGATGGAGGAGGAGGGCCTTGGACTCGACGTCTGCTCCGCAGGGGAACTCGAACTCGCCGTCACCACCGGCTTCCCGCCCGAGCGGATCGTGCTGCACGGCAACGCCAAGACCCCGCGCGACCTGGAGTCCGCGCTGCGCCTGGGCGTCGGACGCGTCGTCATCGACAGCCCCTCGGAGATCGCCCGGCTGGCCGCCGCCGTCGGGCCGGACGGCCGGCAGAAGGTGATGGTGCGCGTCGTCCCCGGCATCAGCGCGGGCGGCCACGACAAGATCCGTACCGGCACCGAGGACCAGAAGTTCGGCCTCTCCATCCGCGACGGCTACGCACTGCACGCCCTCACCCGCATCCTCGACCAGCCGAACCTCGAACTCACCGGCCTGCACTGCCACTTGGGCTCCCAGATCACCACCGTCAAGCCGTATCTGACCGCCGTGCGCCGGATGGTCGGCCTGATGGCCCGGCTGTACGGGCAGTACGGCGTGGTGCTGCCCGAACTGGACCTCGGCGGCGGCCACGGCATCGCCTACCGGCCCGGCGAGGAGGCCCTGGACCTCACGTCGCTCGCCCGCAAGGTGCGCGCCGAACTCGCCGACGCCTGCGCCTCGGCCGGGCTGCCGGTGCCCCGCCTGATCATCGAACCGGGCCGGGCGATCGCGGGCCCCGCCGGGATCGCGCTGTACCGGGTGCTGTCGGTCAAGCACACCGGCGAGCACGTCTTCGTGGCCGTGGACGGCGGCATGAGCGACAACCCGCGCCCCGCCCTGTACGGCGTGCGGTACGCGCCCCGGCTGATCGGCCGGCACAGCGCCGCCGACCCGGTCCGCACGACCGTCGTGGGCCGCCACTGCGAGGCGGGCGACGTGCTCGCCGCCGACGCCGAACTGCCCTCCGACATCCGCCCCGGCGACCTCCTCGCCGTACCCGTCGCGGGCGCCTACCACCTCTCCATGGCCTCCGGCTACAACCTGGTCGGCCGCCCGCCCGTGGTCGCCGTACGCGACGGCCGGGCCCGGCTGCTGGTCCGCCGGGAGTCACTGGAGGACCTGCGCCGCCGCGACGTGGGCCTGTGA
- a CDS encoding SAV_915 family protein, producing MTELRYGDDPEPPEPSPAGSLYVPVRPGPSGYAVRLFRTPLGERTAVGFTSVRRLTATLGSGHAFIRLAGTEVRTLTAPLGVTALTVDPQFTAPAPAPVPRPAPAAARAPRTARIA from the coding sequence ATGACAGAACTCCGCTACGGCGACGACCCCGAGCCCCCCGAACCGTCCCCGGCCGGATCCCTGTACGTGCCGGTCCGGCCGGGACCCTCCGGGTACGCGGTACGGCTCTTCCGTACCCCGCTCGGCGAGCGCACCGCCGTCGGCTTCACCTCCGTACGCCGGCTCACCGCCACCCTCGGCTCCGGTCACGCCTTCATCCGCCTCGCGGGGACCGAAGTGCGCACCCTGACCGCACCGCTCGGCGTTACCGCCCTCACGGTGGACCCGCAGTTCACCGCCCCCGCGCCCGCCCCGGTGCCACGGCCCGCACCGGCCGCCGCCCGCGCACCGCGGACCGCCCGGATCGCCTGA